AACCGGAAATAGTCGGGCCCCACGAAGGACCCGGCCTGGGCGACGTGGTCGCCCACGATCTCCCGCAACGCGTGTTGGAGCAGGTGGGTGGCGGTGTGGTGAGCCTGAATGCGGCGGCGGCGGGACTGATCCACCAGGGCCGAAGCGGCTTCCCCGCAGGAGAGACTGCCTTTGCCGACCCTTACCCGGTGAACGGTCAGGCCTTCCAGGGGACGGACGGTGCCGAGAACTTCGGCCTCGCCGGAGGCCGTTTCGATCGTCCCGGTATCGCCGACCTGTCCTCCGGCTTCGGCGTAAAACGGGGTCCGATCCAGGACGACGTCGGCCTCTTCCCCCGCCTCCGCGCTCTCGACTCTTTCGCCGTTTCGCACCAGGGCCGCGACCGTCCCCCGGGAAGCCAGGTGCTCGTAGCCGGTAAACGGCACGGCCTCCAGCTCCTCGGCCAGGGCCCGGTAGACCGGAGGAACTTCCGCTTCCGCCATCCCTTTCCAGGCTTCCCGGCCCCGGCGGCGCTGTTCCTCCAGCGCCCGGCGGAACCCGTCCCAATCGACCTCCAGTCCTTTTTCGGCCGCGACCTCCTCGGTAAGTTCGGGGGGGAACCCGTACGTATCCGAAAGTCGAAATACCTCGGCCCCCGGGACCGCTCCCCGCCCCGCCGCCGCCAGCTCGGCGGCGAGCCCGTCGATGATCTCCAGGCCCTGGCTGAGAGTGGCGCCGAACCGTTCCTCCTCGGCCTTGACGATGCGGGCGACGTGTTCGCGGCGTTCCAGGAGGTTGGGATAGGCCTCTTCCATCACCCCCACCACCGAGGGGACCAATCGATACAGGAAAGGCTTCTCCAGCCCGAGGGAGCGGCCGAAGCGGGCCGCCCGCCGCAGAAGACGGCGGACGATATAACCCCGGCCTTCGTTGGCGGGGAGAATATTTTCGGCGATGGTGAACGTCAGCGCCCGGGCATGGTCGGCGATGGCGTGGTAGGGGGTCTGCGTCTCCTCGCCGTAGGGACGCCCGGCCAGGCTCGAGATCTCCTTGACGATGGGGATAAAGAGGTCGGTGCCGTAATTGCTCGCCGCTCCCTGCGCGACGAGAGCCAGGCGTTCCAGCCCCATCCCGGTGTCGATTCCGCGACGGGGCAGCACCGAGCGGGTCCCGTCGCCGTTCTGGTAGTACTGGGGAAACACCAGGTTCCAGAATTCGATGTAGCGTTCGCAGTCGCAGCCGGGGGCACATTCGGCGCGGCCGCACCCCCAGGACTCTCCGCGGTCGAAGTAGATTTCCGAGCAGGGGCCGCAGGGACCCTCGCTCCCCGCCGGCCCCCAGAAATTATCCTTCTCCCCCAGGCGCACGATCTTGCGGGCGGCGATGCCGGTCCGCCGGCGCCAGAGATCGAAGGCTTCCTGATCGTCCTGGAAGACGGAAACCCAAAGCCGCTCCCGGTCGAAACCCATGACTTCGGTGACGAACTCCCAGGCCCAGTCCACGGCTTCGCGCTTGAAATAATCGCCGAAGGAAAAATTTCCCAGCATCTCGAAGAAAGTATGGTGCCGCAGGGTCTTGCCCACGTTTTCCAGGTCGCTCTGTTTCCCCCCGACCCGGAGACACTTCTGCACGGAAGCGGCCCGGGCATACGAGAGGGGGGCGTCCACCCACAACGGCTTGAACTGGACCATCCCGGCGGAGGTGAAGAGGAGGGTCGGGTCCGAAGCCGGGACAAGGTCGTCTCCGGGAACGACGGTATGCCCTCTCTCCCGGAAAAACCCGAGAAAGGCGTCTCTGATCTCTTGTGCCTTCATTCCTCCCCCATCTCCTCCAAAATCCGGCCGATCAGGTCCGGGGCGAAGCCGCGGCGGGCAAGCCACGCCCCCAGCTTCCGGCGACGGCGGAGCGGATCGTCGCCGCGGTAGAAGCGGGCGCGGCCGGCGGCCAGCGACCGGGCCAGTTCCTCCTCCCCGTCCTCGGGCATGAGCGCGTCGAGAACGGACCGGATACTATCCCGGGAAATGCCCCGGCGCGCAAGCTCAATTCCGATCAAGCGCCGGGACCGGGGGCGTGCCCGCAGGCGGGAAGTTACCCAGAGCCGGGCGAAGCGTTCGTCGTCGACCAGCCCCGACTTTCTCAAACCGTCCAGGACAAAGCGCGCGGCGGCCTCCCCGAACCCTTTCTCCATAAGCCGCCGCGCCAGTTCCCCGGAACTGCGTTCACGGTAGTCGAGCAGGCGCAGGGCGTATTCCCGGGCCGCTCGGCGTTCCTGTTCTTCGGGATCAGGCATGACCAGGGAAAAGCTTGGCCCTGATCTCCTTTTCGATCTTGGCGGCCAGTTGCGGATCTTCCCTGAGAACGGTCCGGGCCTGTTCCCGGCCCCTCCCCAGGCTGGAATCGCCGAAGTTTATGAACGTGCCCTTCTTCTCCAGAACGCCGGTGGTCAACCCCAGGTCGAGCAGCGATCCCGAGGGGGATATCCCTTCATCGTACATGATGTCGAATTCGGAGGTACGAAAGGGAGGGGCCATCTTGTTCTTAACCACCTTGGCCCGGGTCCTGGAACCGATGACCTCCCCGGCGCTGTTTTTGACATACCCGATCCTCGTCATGTTGATCCGGACCGAGGAATAGAACTTGAGCGCCCGGCCGCCGGGGGTGGTCTCCGGGTTCCCGAACATGACCCCGATCTTCATTCTGATCTGGTTGATGAAGATACAGCAGGTCTTCGACTTGCTGATGGCCGCCGTCAGTTTGCGCAGCGCCTGGGACATCATCCTCGCCTGGAGCCCCACGTGCGTATCCCCGATCTCCCCCTCGATCTCGGCGCGGGGAACCAGGGCGGCCACGGAATCGATGACGATCACGTCCACGGCGTTGCTGCGGACCAGGGTTTCGGCGATATTGAGGGCGTCCTCGCCGGAATCCGGCTGGGAGATCAGCAGATCGTCGAGGTTGACTCCGATGGTCCGCGCGTAGGCGGGGTCGACGGCATGCTCGATGTCGATGAAGGCGGCCACCCCCCCGTTTTTCTGAGCGTTGGCCACGATCTGGAGCGCCAACGTGGTTTTCCCGGACGCTTCGGCCCCGTAGATCTCGACCACGCGCCCGCGGGGCACTCCCCCGATGCCCAAGGCGGAGTCCAGGGCCAGCGTTCCCGTCGAAATCGTCTCGACCTTGACGTCCGCGGCCTTCTTCCCCAGCTGCATGATGGTACCCTTGCCGAACTGTTTTTCAACCTGCTCCAGAGCGAGGTTGAGGGCCTTCATCTTTCCGTCGGCGGCTTCTTTCGCCATGGTCAAACTCCTTCCGCGGGGAGGCTCCCCCCCGGTAATGCATGTTCCGAAAACGGTCGATACACCGCCCCCCGGGGCGTGATCGTGCTTCTGAAAAAAGTTATCAGATCGACCCGGAAGCGGCCAGCAGTTTCGGGCTCCAGGGATTCGAGTTCCCGGGAAAGCCGTGCCGGCGACGCGCCCGGGCGGGGCCGCAGGAGGGTGAGGTGCGGCAGAAACTCCCGGTCGCGGGCGGGGAAGCCCGCTTCCGCCAGGCCGCGGTCCAACGCCGAGGCCAGAGCCTCGAACTCGGCGCCGCCACGGACCAGGGCCGCCCAAACCACCCGGGGACGCCCCCGGGACGGGAAAAACCCGCAGCGGCCGAACTCCGCGGAAAAAGAGGACCCGATCCCGGCGGCGGCGGCGACGACCGCGTCGATTTCATCCACCCGGGCGGCGGGGACTTCGCCCAGAAAGCGGAGCGTGATGTGCAGGTTTTCCGGGGGTACCGGCCGCGCGCCGCCGCCGGAGACGGCCAAACGCCGGGAGAACCCGGAAAATCGAGCGGCCACATCCGGCGGCAGGGGGGCGGCCACGAACACCCGGAAAGCGGAGGGGCCGAGACCTGGGGTCGCCGCCAGGGCCAGCGCCTCCTCCACGGCCCGGACCCTGATCTCCTCCCGGGAACCGGCGAACCGAAAGCGGCGGCATTCGACTCGGGAGCCGGCGACGGCGATATACACCAGTCCCACCGGTTTCCGGTCCGTCCCGCCGCCGGGGCCGGCGATGCCGGTGACCGCAACGCCGATGTCGGTTCCCATCAGTGTTTTCACTCCCGAGGCCATCAGCTCCGCCACCGGCCGGGAGACCGCACCCTCCCGGGAGACGATCTCTTCGGGGACCCCCAGCAACCCGGATTTGACCCGGTTTTCGTAGGCGATCACTCCGCCCGCAAAATACCGGGAACTGCCGGGAAGAGCGCTCAGCGCCGCGCCCAGCATGCCTCCGGTGCAGGATTCCGCGACCGCGATCGTGAGCGCCCGCTCACGAAGCCGGGCCGCCAGTTCGAGGATGTGGCCGCGCGGGTCCATGGTTCCTCCCTTCCGGGCGCCCGAGCGCCGGAACCTTTTGTGGGTTCGGCGCCCGATTCGCGTTATTATACCCGACAAGATGGGCAAGAGACAGAACATCCCCCGGCCCGGCGCGGGCGCTCTCTGCCTGAGCGTCGTCATCCTGGCCGCTTTTTTCTTCCGGCTGGTGTTCTTTCTCCAGTTCGACTCCAGCCCCATCGCCGGAATGCTGGTCGAAGATTCCCGGGTTTACCATCAATGGGCCCTGGACATCGCCGGCGGCGACTGGCTGGGCAGGGAGGTTTTTTTCGCCCTCCCCTTCTACCCCTATTTTCTGGGAGCCGTTTACACGGTCTTCGGCCCCCACCTGGAGGCGGCCAAAATCGTCCAACTGCTCCTGGGCACCCTCAACTGCTGGCTGATCTTCCTGGTGGGAAAACGGTTCTTCTCCGCCGTCACCGGCGTGATCGGGGCGGCGATCATGGCCGTCTACGGGTGGCTGGTGGTGTACGATTCCTCGGTCCTGTCCCCGACGGTGGTCGTCACGCTTTCCGCCCTGCTCCTCCTCCTGCTGGGCGCCCTCAAACCGCGGGGAAACCTTTGGGGATGGGCGGGCGCCGGGTTGGTGGGGGGCATAACGGGCACCGCCGGCGCCCATGTTCTTCTT
This genomic stretch from bacterium harbors:
- the recA gene encoding recombinase RecA; amino-acid sequence: MAKEAADGKMKALNLALEQVEKQFGKGTIMQLGKKAADVKVETISTGTLALDSALGIGGVPRGRVVEIYGAEASGKTTLALQIVANAQKNGGVAAFIDIEHAVDPAYARTIGVNLDDLLISQPDSGEDALNIAETLVRSNAVDVIVIDSVAALVPRAEIEGEIGDTHVGLQARMMSQALRKLTAAISKSKTCCIFINQIRMKIGVMFGNPETTPGGRALKFYSSVRINMTRIGYVKNSAGEVIGSRTRAKVVKNKMAPPFRTSEFDIMYDEGISPSGSLLDLGLTTGVLEKKGTFINFGDSSLGRGREQARTVLREDPQLAAKIEKEIRAKLFPGHA
- a CDS encoding regulatory protein RecX, yielding MPDPEEQERRAAREYALRLLDYRERSSGELARRLMEKGFGEAAARFVLDGLRKSGLVDDERFARLWVTSRLRARPRSRRLIGIELARRGISRDSIRSVLDALMPEDGEEELARSLAAGRARFYRGDDPLRRRRKLGAWLARRGFAPDLIGRILEEMGEE
- the thpR gene encoding RNA 2',3'-cyclic phosphodiesterase; this translates as MDPRGHILELAARLRERALTIAVAESCTGGMLGAALSALPGSSRYFAGGVIAYENRVKSGLLGVPEEIVSREGAVSRPVAELMASGVKTLMGTDIGVAVTGIAGPGGGTDRKPVGLVYIAVAGSRVECRRFRFAGSREEIRVRAVEEALALAATPGLGPSAFRVFVAAPLPPDVAARFSGFSRRLAVSGGGARPVPPENLHITLRFLGEVPAARVDEIDAVVAAAAGIGSSFSAEFGRCGFFPSRGRPRVVWAALVRGGAEFEALASALDRGLAEAGFPARDREFLPHLTLLRPRPGASPARLSRELESLEPETAGRFRVDLITFFRSTITPRGAVYRPFSEHALPGGSLPAEGV
- the alaS gene encoding alanine--tRNA ligase: MKAQEIRDAFLGFFRERGHTVVPGDDLVPASDPTLLFTSAGMVQFKPLWVDAPLSYARAASVQKCLRVGGKQSDLENVGKTLRHHTFFEMLGNFSFGDYFKREAVDWAWEFVTEVMGFDRERLWVSVFQDDQEAFDLWRRRTGIAARKIVRLGEKDNFWGPAGSEGPCGPCSEIYFDRGESWGCGRAECAPGCDCERYIEFWNLVFPQYYQNGDGTRSVLPRRGIDTGMGLERLALVAQGAASNYGTDLFIPIVKEISSLAGRPYGEETQTPYHAIADHARALTFTIAENILPANEGRGYIVRRLLRRAARFGRSLGLEKPFLYRLVPSVVGVMEEAYPNLLERREHVARIVKAEEERFGATLSQGLEIIDGLAAELAAAGRGAVPGAEVFRLSDTYGFPPELTEEVAAEKGLEVDWDGFRRALEEQRRRGREAWKGMAEAEVPPVYRALAEELEAVPFTGYEHLASRGTVAALVRNGERVESAEAGEEADVVLDRTPFYAEAGGQVGDTGTIETASGEAEVLGTVRPLEGLTVHRVRVGKGSLSCGEAASALVDQSRRRRIQAHHTATHLLQHALREIVGDHVAQAGSFVGPDYFRFDFTHFEGLTPVQIRKLEERVNEMVTDDSEVRIWEMPLAEAKAQGALAFFGEKYADRVRMVDVGGYSRELCGGTHVARTGEIGMFRLRADSSVASGVRRIEAVCGPNARADAERDREVLASVCAWLKTSPEQLLSRLEKLGARVRELEKERDDLARSRAREESASLLDRAREVAGVRLVAANLGSVDMGALRAAADMLVQKLVSGIAVLGAASRDKAHLVAVVTPDLVKEGWRAGDIVRETARLVDGSGGGRPDLAQAGGKSPEKLNEAVAAVPGIVETLGEILARR